From a region of the Streptacidiphilus albus JL83 genome:
- a CDS encoding ATP-binding protein has translation MVGMQVSGIPDPDGAADLAEFVRMLEQLRLSMGAPPLRDLAHRVGALLRPPRQVSKSTLADMFQPGRRRLNQDLVVAVVRALCPDEDVVRRWSAACVRVHAEAKTGGPAGVFSQLPADLATFTGRQEELARLITAATSRRDADSTGAKTVVVSAIEGMAGVGKTQLAVHAAHELVRGGHFAEVQLHVNLRGFDPDLPPADPSAVLEAFLRQLAVPAQQIPAGLDERAVMFRDRLRDRHALVLLDNAADEMQVRDLIPASPTCLVLITSRRSLAGLDGVTPYLLDTFTDAESFDLLARIVGHERVAAEPGAAARIIDYCDRLPLALSLTAARLRSRPAWTLAQLADRMEAGRLDALRAGGRSIRPVFDLSYRELTEPLQRVFRLLGQHPGPDFTAAMVAVLADISPSAAEDCLDQLLDENLVRQSTPGRYEFHDLLRAYAVEVAAESADGDAPAALERLARWFLHSAYRAAQAMKAPVLPELGDGGEAAHLGFDSYAAALAWCDAEHANLEAVHRAAVEKDIYEVTWQLPVVLAHFRHIRFHVASSVVAHGAAVEAARARGDRPVVAWNLLGVSTSLADLSQQGEQEEMISEALRLYREVQDSQGEGWALMELGRLYNARGRSAEAVEVLERSIACNGGDQRHVMNCQVNLGVAYYGLGDVEAAYRYTEQALTAARAGGEQRAECILLSNLGDLNLELGRAEGAHDFYTEQQSVAEQIGNEEQQGRGLIGLGKAFEAMGRPEQAQASWRAAYELLLGIGSPRVDQVRALLEKSEAGASAPTAADG, from the coding sequence ATGGTCGGCATGCAGGTCAGCGGTATTCCTGATCCCGATGGGGCGGCGGATCTGGCCGAGTTCGTGCGGATGCTGGAGCAGCTGCGGTTGAGCATGGGTGCTCCGCCGCTGCGGGATCTCGCCCACCGGGTCGGGGCGTTGCTGCGGCCGCCGCGACAGGTGTCGAAGTCGACGCTTGCGGACATGTTCCAACCTGGCCGGCGTCGGCTCAACCAGGACCTCGTGGTCGCGGTGGTGCGCGCCCTGTGTCCGGACGAGGACGTGGTCCGCCGGTGGAGTGCCGCGTGCGTGCGCGTGCATGCCGAGGCGAAGACCGGTGGTCCGGCTGGGGTCTTCAGTCAGCTCCCGGCGGATCTGGCGACCTTCACGGGTCGCCAGGAGGAGCTCGCGCGGCTGATCACGGCTGCGACCTCCCGGCGTGACGCCGACAGCACGGGTGCGAAGACGGTGGTGGTCTCCGCGATCGAGGGCATGGCCGGTGTCGGCAAGACCCAGCTCGCCGTCCACGCGGCGCACGAGCTCGTTCGCGGCGGGCACTTCGCCGAGGTGCAGCTGCACGTGAACTTGCGTGGCTTCGACCCGGACCTCCCGCCCGCGGACCCGTCCGCCGTCCTGGAGGCGTTTCTGCGGCAGCTCGCCGTGCCCGCGCAGCAGATCCCCGCGGGGCTGGACGAGCGGGCGGTGATGTTCCGGGACCGGCTGCGCGACCGTCACGCCCTGGTTCTGCTGGACAACGCCGCCGACGAGATGCAGGTCCGTGACCTCATCCCGGCCAGCCCCACGTGCCTGGTCCTGATCACCAGCCGCCGCAGTCTCGCCGGCCTGGACGGTGTCACCCCTTACCTGCTCGACACCTTCACCGACGCCGAGTCGTTCGACCTGCTCGCCCGGATCGTCGGACACGAGCGGGTCGCCGCCGAACCCGGGGCCGCCGCTCGGATCATCGACTACTGCGACCGGCTGCCGCTCGCACTCTCCCTGACCGCGGCACGACTGCGTTCTCGGCCGGCCTGGACCCTTGCACAGCTGGCTGACCGGATGGAGGCCGGTCGTCTTGACGCGCTCCGCGCCGGAGGACGCTCGATTCGCCCGGTGTTCGACCTGTCCTATCGGGAGCTCACCGAGCCGCTGCAGCGCGTCTTCCGGCTCCTCGGCCAACATCCCGGACCTGACTTCACCGCGGCGATGGTGGCAGTGCTGGCGGACATCTCACCCTCGGCGGCCGAGGACTGCCTCGATCAGCTCCTGGACGAGAACCTGGTCCGGCAGAGCACGCCGGGCCGTTACGAGTTCCACGACCTGCTGCGGGCGTATGCCGTCGAGGTGGCGGCGGAGAGCGCCGACGGTGACGCTCCTGCTGCCCTGGAGCGTCTCGCCCGGTGGTTCCTGCACAGCGCCTACCGCGCGGCGCAGGCCATGAAGGCCCCGGTCCTGCCCGAGCTCGGGGACGGAGGCGAGGCCGCACACCTCGGATTCGACTCCTACGCGGCGGCTTTGGCCTGGTGCGACGCGGAACACGCGAATCTGGAGGCCGTGCACCGTGCGGCGGTGGAGAAGGACATCTACGAGGTCACCTGGCAGCTTCCGGTGGTCCTCGCGCATTTCAGGCACATTCGGTTCCACGTGGCGAGCAGCGTCGTGGCGCACGGTGCCGCGGTCGAGGCGGCACGGGCACGTGGGGACAGGCCGGTGGTCGCATGGAATCTGCTCGGCGTCAGTACCTCGCTGGCGGACCTCTCCCAGCAGGGGGAGCAGGAGGAAATGATCAGCGAGGCGCTCCGTCTGTACCGCGAGGTGCAGGACAGCCAGGGTGAGGGCTGGGCCCTGATGGAGCTCGGCCGGCTCTACAACGCGCGGGGCCGCTCGGCCGAGGCGGTCGAGGTTCTCGAACGCAGCATCGCGTGCAACGGCGGTGATCAACGACATGTGATGAACTGTCAGGTGAACCTCGGTGTCGCGTACTACGGACTCGGCGACGTGGAGGCGGCGTACCGCTACACCGAGCAGGCGCTGACTGCCGCTCGCGCGGGCGGCGAGCAGCGTGCGGAGTGCATTCTCCTGAGCAATCTCGGCGATCTGAACCTGGAGCTGGGCCGGGCGGAAGGCGCGCACGACTTCTACACGGAGCAGCAGTCGGTCGCCGAGCAGATCGGCAATGAGGAGCAGCAGGGGCGGGGCCTCATCGGCCTTGGCAAGGCCTTCGAGGCGATGGGACGGCCGGAGCAGGCCCAGGCGTCCTGGCGGGCGGCGTACGAGTTGCTGCTTGGCATCGGGAGTCCGCGGGTCGACCAGGTCCGGGCGCTGCTGGAGAAGAGCGAGGCGGGTGCCTCCGCTCCGACAGCTGCCGACGGCTGA
- a CDS encoding RNA polymerase sigma factor: MPAERPSAPPVRDPAGFAAFYEQQFDAVLGFVTRRVDSPHLAADLTADIFVAALENVHTYDARRGSPVAWLYGISRNVISAHFRGSVREQHVVARITGRRLLDDEDISAIERQIDAARAARRLATAHAALSEPLREVLDLVAMDGLTTREAAQALGISSTAARVRLHRARKALQAAGQTPNKSREPVLEASQ; the protein is encoded by the coding sequence GTGCCAGCGGAGCGTCCGTCAGCACCACCCGTGCGCGACCCGGCCGGGTTCGCCGCGTTCTACGAGCAGCAGTTCGACGCGGTGCTCGGCTTCGTCACCCGGCGCGTGGACAGCCCGCACCTGGCGGCCGACCTCACCGCGGACATCTTCGTGGCCGCGCTGGAGAACGTGCACACCTACGACGCCCGACGCGGCTCGCCCGTCGCCTGGCTGTACGGCATATCCCGCAACGTGATCTCCGCGCACTTCCGGGGCAGCGTCCGTGAGCAGCACGTGGTGGCCCGAATCACCGGTCGACGGCTGCTGGACGACGAGGACATCAGCGCCATCGAGCGACAGATCGACGCCGCCCGCGCCGCCCGGCGGCTGGCAACGGCCCACGCCGCACTGTCCGAGCCGCTCCGCGAGGTGCTCGACCTGGTCGCCATGGACGGGTTGACCACCCGCGAGGCCGCACAGGCACTGGGCATCAGCTCGACCGCCGCCCGGGTCCGCCTGCACCGCGCCCGCAAGGCCCTGCAAGCCGCCGGGCAGACTCCCAACAAATCCCGCGAACCCGTTCTGGAGGCCAGCCAGTGA
- a CDS encoding carbamoyltransferase N-terminal domain-containing protein, giving the protein MTRVQHHEAHAASAFYQSGFAEAALFTADAVGEWTTTSYGRGHAEGVSLFEEVDFPHSLGILYSVVTSYLGFAVNSDEYKVMGLAPYGTAR; this is encoded by the coding sequence GTGACCCGCGTCCAGCATCACGAGGCGCACGCGGCGAGTGCGTTCTACCAGTCCGGCTTCGCCGAGGCTGCGCTCTTCACGGCGGACGCGGTGGGCGAGTGGACCACGACCAGCTACGGGCGCGGGCACGCCGAAGGGGTCAGCCTCTTCGAGGAGGTCGACTTCCCGCACTCGCTCGGCATCCTCTACAGCGTCGTTACGTCGTACCTCGGCTTCGCGGTGAACAGTGACGAGTACAAGGTCATGGGGCTCGCGCCGTACGGGACGGCGCGCTAA